A single window of Acanthopagrus latus isolate v.2019 chromosome 1, fAcaLat1.1, whole genome shotgun sequence DNA harbors:
- the asf1bb gene encoding histone chaperone asf1b-B yields MAKVQVLNVAVLDNPSPFGNPFQFEITFECMEDLPEDLEWKIIYVGSAESEEYDQVLDSVLVGPVPAGRHMFVFQADAPNTGLIPESDAVGVTVVLITCTYRGQEFIRIGYYVNNEYTDPELRENPPLKPDYTQLQRNILASNPRVTRFHINWEGLADKMEDCENVDPSPNVSGMLPPSCIPGKMPPLGLMPDNSMDFM; encoded by the exons ATGGCCAAGGTGCAAGTGTTGAATGTGGCTGTGCTGGACAACCCGAGCCCGTTTGGAAATCCGTTCCAGTTTGAAATAACGTTTGAATGCATGGAGGATTTGCCGGAAG aTCTGGAGTGGAAGATCATCTATGTGGGTTCGGCTGAGAGCGAGGAATACGACCAGGTTCTGGACTCTGTCCTAGTTGGCCCGGTACCGGCTGGCAgacacatgtttgtgtttcag GCTGATGCTCCAAACACGGGACTGATTCCAGAGAGTGATGCTGTAGGAGTGACTGTAGTCCTCATAACCTGCACCTACCGTGGACAGGAGTTCATCCGCATTGGCTACTATGTCAACAATGAATACACAGACCCTGAACTAAGAGAAAATCCACCTCTCAAACCAGACTACActcag CTCCAGAGGAATATTTTGGCCTCCAACCCTCGTGTCACCCGCTTCCATATCAACTGGGAGGGCTTGGCAGACAAGATGGAGGACTGCGAGAACGTTGACCCATCACCCAACGTCAGTGGCATGCTCCCTCCGTCCTGTATACCCGGGAAGATGCCACCGCTTGGATTGATGCCGGACAACTCCATGGACTTCATGTAA